The following are encoded together in the Platichthys flesus chromosome 9, fPlaFle2.1, whole genome shotgun sequence genome:
- the faslg gene encoding tumor necrosis factor ligand superfamily member 6, whose translation MSCDHRYPFPQVFLVDGGGGPVDPAQPPSLVPCWTSPPVQERARSRGRSGGFMRVGPCLTLVVLLLFLLVFAALGFEAYQIYKMKTELRQMKQGEPVTESNMPQKQIGLYGPELHDKDKDDRPAAHVIGQIQRETFHKTLRWEPKGGRAFLSGGVTYQIEDGSLRVNESGLYHVCSRVELIFKSCSSASSFVHSVFVRRVGHPSPITLMEAHRDGLCPQQLNQPWTSDSFLASALKLQKYDRVLVNVSQPRYLSHEHYANFFGLYKI comes from the exons ATGAGCTGCGACCACAGGTATCCTTTCCCACAAGTGTTCCTCGTGGATGGAGGTGGAGGTCCGGTGGATCCTGCCCAGCCTCCGAGTCTTGTGCCCTGCTGGACCTCGCCTCCTGTCCAGGAGAGGGCGAGGAGCCGTGGGAGGAGTGGGGGCTTCATGCGCGTCGGCCCCTGTCTGACTTTGGTCGTCCTGCTGCTGTTCCTGCTGGTGTTTGCAGCCCTGGGCTTTGAGGCCtatcagatttataaaatgaaGACAGAACTGAGGCAGATGAAACAG GGTGAACCTGTGACAGAGTCTAATATGCCTCAAAAGCAAATCG GTCTCTATGGACCTGAGCTGCAcgacaaagacaaagacgaCAGGCCTGCAGCACATGTGATCG GGCAGATCCAGAGAGAGACATTCCATAAGACTTTGCGATGGGAACCGAAGGGGGGTCGGGCCTTCTTGTCCGGAGGAGTGACCTACCAGATTGAGGATGGCAGCCTGCGGGTCAATGAGAGCGGATTGTACCACGTCTGCTCACGGGTGGAGTTGATCTTTAAGAGCTGCTCATCCGCTTCCTCGTTCGTTCACTCCGTGTTTGTGAGGAGAGTGGGACACCCGTCACCTATCACCCTGATGGAGGCCCACAGAGACGGCCTCTGCCCTCAGCAGCTGAATCAGCCCTGGACCTCTGACAGTTTCCTGGCCTCTGCCCTGAAGCTGcagaaatacgacagagtgctTGTGAACGTTTCGCAACCCAGATATCTCAGCCACGAACATTATGCCAACTTCTTTGGTCTCTATAAGATATGA
- the si:dkey-86e18.1 gene encoding uncharacterized protein si:dkey-86e18.1 isoform X1, producing MARNEEKQQGKLNRLWLQKEREEGRLRDAHERRPKLSTLNSASSVTKWIPSIKKEIEYYLQQSQLSHYPERKISEFQLCIEALEKEYKRFITKLRALDPSCKHKPWTPRGYCKRRAETRDPPGTGRCATVKNPRRSESHEDSSQWSGAVPDLVSSRTGCHQTSATERERPLVYSEARRQTPIPTNPRSETSETVCADQDQPLSFDRTRLAVATAAFRGPAVQISSSPTQSLARVLQSGLPNLSNSLSGQTFSSQNRDTDVGTTESLVFRVKGAFQEHNSECEAAERKPEKTEESTGHVLGLDCYSSSDGECDT from the exons ATGGCGAGGAACGAGGAGAAGCAACAAGGGAAACTGAACAGACTGTGGctgcagaaggagagagagg AGGGACGACTCCGAGATGCTCACGAGCGCAGACCGAAGCTG TCCACTCTCAACTCAGCCTCGTCTGTGACCAAGTGGATCCCCAGCATCAAGAAGGAAATAGAGTATTATCTGCAG CAGTCCCAGCTGTCTCACTACCCGGAGAGGAAGATCTCTGAGTTCCAGCTGTGCATCGAGGCTCTGGAGAAAGAGTACAAGAGATTCATCACCAAACTGCGAGCGCTCGACCCTTCGTGCAAACACAAGCCGTGGACTCCTCGAGGGTACTgcaagaggagagcagagacacGGGACCCTCCGGGGACAGGTCGGTGTGCCACAG TGAAAAACCCTCGACGCAGTGAGTCACATGAGGACAGCAGTCAGTGGAGTGGGGCTGTACCTGACTTGGTAAGCAGCCGGACAGGATGTCACCAAACCTCAGCCACCGAGAGGGAGAGACCTCTCGTATATTCAGAGGCCAGACGTCAAACCCCTATCCCCACCAACCCGAGgtcagaaacctcagagacagtCTGCGCAGACCAGGACCAGCCGCTCTCCTTCGACCGCACACGGCTGGCAGTGGCCACCGCTGCGTTCAGAGGGCCGGCGGTTCAGATCAGCTCGTCCCCAACACAGAGTCTAGCCAGGGTTCTGCAGTCAGGCCTGCCAAACCTCAGTAATTCCCTGTCAggtcaaacattttcatcacagaacagagacacagatgTCGGGACAACAGAGAGTTTGGTTTTCCGTGTGAAAGGTGCCTTCCAAGAACATAATTCAgagtgtgaagcagcagagaggaaacctgagaaaacagaggagagcaCTGGTCACGTCCTGGGATTAGACTGTTACTCTTCCTCTGATGGGGAGTGTGACACGTGA
- the si:dkey-86e18.1 gene encoding uncharacterized protein si:dkey-86e18.1 isoform X2: MARNEEKQQGKLNRLWLQKEREEGRLRDAHERRPKLSTLNSASSVTKWIPSIKKEIEYYLQQSQLSHYPERKISEFQLCIEALEKEYKRFITKLRALDPSCKHKPWTPRGYCKRRAETRDPPGTVKNPRRSESHEDSSQWSGAVPDLVSSRTGCHQTSATERERPLVYSEARRQTPIPTNPRSETSETVCADQDQPLSFDRTRLAVATAAFRGPAVQISSSPTQSLARVLQSGLPNLSNSLSGQTFSSQNRDTDVGTTESLVFRVKGAFQEHNSECEAAERKPEKTEESTGHVLGLDCYSSSDGECDT, translated from the exons ATGGCGAGGAACGAGGAGAAGCAACAAGGGAAACTGAACAGACTGTGGctgcagaaggagagagagg AGGGACGACTCCGAGATGCTCACGAGCGCAGACCGAAGCTG TCCACTCTCAACTCAGCCTCGTCTGTGACCAAGTGGATCCCCAGCATCAAGAAGGAAATAGAGTATTATCTGCAG CAGTCCCAGCTGTCTCACTACCCGGAGAGGAAGATCTCTGAGTTCCAGCTGTGCATCGAGGCTCTGGAGAAAGAGTACAAGAGATTCATCACCAAACTGCGAGCGCTCGACCCTTCGTGCAAACACAAGCCGTGGACTCCTCGAGGGTACTgcaagaggagagcagagacacGGGACCCTCCGGGGACAG TGAAAAACCCTCGACGCAGTGAGTCACATGAGGACAGCAGTCAGTGGAGTGGGGCTGTACCTGACTTGGTAAGCAGCCGGACAGGATGTCACCAAACCTCAGCCACCGAGAGGGAGAGACCTCTCGTATATTCAGAGGCCAGACGTCAAACCCCTATCCCCACCAACCCGAGgtcagaaacctcagagacagtCTGCGCAGACCAGGACCAGCCGCTCTCCTTCGACCGCACACGGCTGGCAGTGGCCACCGCTGCGTTCAGAGGGCCGGCGGTTCAGATCAGCTCGTCCCCAACACAGAGTCTAGCCAGGGTTCTGCAGTCAGGCCTGCCAAACCTCAGTAATTCCCTGTCAggtcaaacattttcatcacagaacagagacacagatgTCGGGACAACAGAGAGTTTGGTTTTCCGTGTGAAAGGTGCCTTCCAAGAACATAATTCAgagtgtgaagcagcagagaggaaacctgagaaaacagaggagagcaCTGGTCACGTCCTGGGATTAGACTGTTACTCTTCCTCTGATGGGGAGTGTGACACGTGA